A single window of Periophthalmus magnuspinnatus isolate fPerMag1 chromosome 9, fPerMag1.2.pri, whole genome shotgun sequence DNA harbors:
- the znf131 gene encoding zinc finger protein 131 encodes MAEVEVEVDDGTLYPEHYKVMMDKLNEQRQLDQFTDITLIVDGHQFRAHKAVLAACSQFFHNFFQDFTQEPLVEIEGVSNTAFRQLMEFTYTATLAVTGEEEANDVWKAAEYLQMQEAIKALDGRTHDDSSALTTKSKAKKRKIAETSNVITETLPTVEGEQMKIEVIGDVAIEEVIEATKHSQTSSDDSALALLADITSKYQQEEPTVEVVKKGELEEEIAYQEETVTASKSLEVDVVEVQISQVDNIFRCSKCNRSFKLYYHLKQHMKAHEGSMEKPHVCGHCGKAYSREGALKQHVSTFHYDAEDLPLNQKPQKKVHVCEYCQKNFDHFGHFKEHLRKHTGEKPYECPDCHEKFARNSTLKCHMTACQNGVGAKKGRKKIYECQVCDSVFNIWEEFKDHLVSHTGDKPNHCTICDMWFTHPKELKEHLKDIHSIEDKSGEELVVPDAAATAALTITAQNMEAGDNVLLEDGIQMEHVTVEPVHMMEMEQTATVVVNEEGVAEMCEEDVERLKQAGVEIQVVQVEGALVTVEDVVV; translated from the exons ATggcggaggtggaggtggaagTGGATGACGGCACCCTTTACCCAGAACATTATAAAGTCATGATGGACAAACTGAACGAGCAGCGACAGTTGGATCAGTTCACTGACATTACCTTGATTGTAGATG GACATCAATTCAGAGCCCATAAAGCTGTGCTGGCCGCCTGCAGTCAGTTCTTCCATAACTTCTTCCAAGATTTTACACAAGAGCCACTGGTTGAGATTGAAG GAGTCAGTAATACCGCTTTTCGTCAGCTGATGGAGTTTACATACACTGCCACTTTAGCTGTAACTGGAGAGGAAGAAGCAAATGATGTGTGGAAGGCAGCGGAGTATCTTCAGATGCAGGAAGCCATTAAAGCACTAGATGGAAG GACGCATGATGACAGTTCTGCTCTCACAACAAAAAGTAAggctaaaaagagaaaaattgCAGAGACTTCAAATGTGATCACTGAAACTCTACCAACAGTAGAAGGGGAACAG ATGAAAATTGAAGTAATCGGAGATGTTGCTATTGAAGAAGTGATAGAGGCAACAAAGCATTCTCAGACTTCATCGGATGACTCTGCTTTGGCTCTCCTTGCTGACATCACCAGCAAGTACCAACAGGAGGAGCCAACGGTGGAGGTTGTCAAAAAAGGGGAACTAGAAGAG gaAATTGCATATCAGGAAGAAACTGTAACTGCCTCTAAATCGTTGGAGGTAGATGTGGTAGAAGTCCAGATTTCTCAAGTGGACAATATATTTCGGTGCAGTAAATGTAATCGCAGTTTTAAGTTGTACTACCACCTGAAGCAGCATATGAAGGCACATGAAGGCTCCATGGAGAAACCACATGTGTGTGGTCACTGTGGGAAAGCGTACTCCAGAGAGGGCGCTCTTAAGCAGCATGTCAGCACGTTTCATTATGATGCAGAAGACCTGCCGCTAAATCAAAAACCACAGAAGAAAGTGCATGTTTGTGAATACTGCCAAAAAAACTTTGACCACTTTGGACACTTTAAGGAGCACCTACGGAAACACACag GTGAAAAACCATATGAGTGTCCGGACTGTCATGAAAAATTTGCAAGGAACAGCACGCTCAAGTGTCATATGACTGCCTGTCAGAATGGAGTGGGAGCCAAGAAGGGACGCAAGAAAATCTATGAATGCCAG GTTTGTGACAGCGTATTCAACATTTGGGAGGAGTTCAAAGACCATCTAGTGAGCCACACTGGGGACAAACCTAACCACTGCACTATATGTGACATGTGGTTCACCCATCCCAAAGAACTGAAGGAACATCTAAAGGACATTCACTCCATTGAGGACAAGTCCGGCGAAGAGCTGGTGGTCCCAGACGCCGCTGCCACCGCTGCGTTGACTATAACCGCACAGAACATGGAGGCAGGGGACAATGTACTCTTGGAGGATGGTATTCAGATGGAGCATGTCACCGTAGAGCCTGTGCACATGATGGAGATGGAGCAGACGGCGACGGTGGTGGTGAACGAGGAAGGGGTGGCTGAGATGTGCGAGGAGGACGTGGAGAGACTGAAACAGGCCGGGGTGGAGATCCAGGTGGTGCAGGTGGAGGGTGCCCTGGTCACTGTGGAAGATGTAGTTGTATGA
- the selenop gene encoding selenoprotein Pa, translating into MWAWLSLLLALGALHGGGAESEGGGPRCQTPPSWKIGEVEPMKEAMGKVTVVALFQASULFCLVQAGRMDSLRQKLESQGLKNIVYMVINHQGAQAQRLHTLLAEKLSADITLYKQAEDQPDVWTTLNGEKDDFFIYDRCGRLTQHISLPYSIIGQGYVEKAIRDTYCTRICGDCTHESSDIPEECRASPTEAQPDTEAVPAADPQPVHPGHHHGHHHGHHHGHHHGHHHPPPLGRHDGHEQHHGNQQQVSQPNQQEVSQPNQQEVSQPNQQEVSLHNQQEVSRHNQQEVIQQGQSDFDLSQMQQVAQVMHRP; encoded by the exons ATGTGGGCGTGGCTAAGCCTGCTCCTCGCGCTCGGCGCGCTCCATGGGGGCGGGGctgagagcgagggaggggggCCGCGCTGCCAGACGCCCCCCTCCTGGAAGATCGGAGAGGTGGAGCCCATGAAGGAGGCCATGGGCAAAGTGACTGTGGTGGCACTGTTCCAGGCCAGCTGACTGTTCTGCCTGGTGCAGGCTGGCAG AATGGACAGCCTGCGCCAGAAACTGGAGAGTCAGGGGCTTAAGAATATAGTGTACATGGTCATcaaccaccagggggcgcaagCACAGCGCCTTCACACCCTTCTGGCAGAGAAACTGTCAGCAGACATCACACTGTACAAACAGGCAGAGGACCAACCTGACGTGTGGACCACTCTGAATGGAGAGAAGGACGACTTCTTCATCTATGACAG ATGTGGGCGTTTGACCCAGCACATTTCACTTCCATACTCCATCATTGGACAGGGTTATGTTGAGAAAGCTATTCGAGACACCTACTGCACACGCATCTGTGGAGACTGCACTCATGAG AGCTCAGACATCCCAGAGGAGTGCAGAGCGAGTCCAACTGAGGCTCAGCCGGACACCGAGGCTGTCCCAGCTGCTGACCCACAACCAGTACACCCCGGGCATCACCACGGGCATCACCACGGGCACCATCATGGGCACCATCATGGTCACCACCACCCTCCTCCCTTGGGTCGCCATGACGGGCATGAGCAGCACCATGGCAACCAACAGCAAGTTAGCCAGCCCAACCAACAGGAAGTTAGCCAGCCCAACCAACAGGAAGTTAGCCAGCCCAACCAACAGGAAGTTAGCCTGCACAACCAGCAGGAAGTTAGCAGGCATAACCAACAGGAAGTTATCCAGCAGGGTCAGAGTGATTTCGACCTTAGCCAGATGCAGCAGGTGGCACAGGTCATGCACAGACCTTGA